The Halogranum gelatinilyticum genome contains a region encoding:
- a CDS encoding aminopeptidase, which translates to MDARIREHAEIIVDHSTDIQAGDNVVVYLPSEAEDLGVALHELIGDRGANPLYLNYSDRADRAFLRAREDDFDTPSHHLAMYEEADVVILARAGPNPSEKSDVAPETNAAYRRAYQPVQKERLSTRWCLTQYPTGGYAQLAGMSTEGYENFVWDAVNKDWDEQREFQAQMVEIMDDADEVRIRSGDDTDLTMSVAGNSTLNDYGEKNLPGGEVFTAPVKDSVEGEVHFDMPLYRYGREIEGARLTFEDGKVVGHSADRNEELLTGILDTDEGARYLGELGIGMNRAIDQFTYNMLFDEKMGDTVHMAVGSAYPETVGDENELNESAEHVDMIVDMSEESVIEVDGEVVQRDGTFVFEDDF; encoded by the coding sequence ATGGACGCGCGAATCCGTGAACACGCAGAAATCATCGTCGACCACTCGACAGACATCCAGGCGGGGGACAACGTCGTTGTCTACCTCCCGTCGGAAGCCGAGGACCTCGGCGTCGCCCTCCACGAGCTCATCGGTGACCGCGGCGCGAACCCGCTCTATCTGAACTACTCCGACCGTGCCGACCGTGCGTTCCTTCGCGCACGCGAGGACGACTTCGACACGCCAAGTCACCATCTCGCGATGTACGAGGAGGCCGACGTCGTCATCCTCGCCCGTGCCGGGCCGAACCCCTCCGAGAAGAGCGACGTCGCCCCCGAGACCAACGCCGCCTACCGCCGCGCCTACCAGCCGGTCCAGAAGGAACGGCTCTCGACGCGCTGGTGTCTCACGCAGTATCCCACGGGTGGCTACGCCCAACTCGCGGGTATGAGCACTGAGGGCTACGAGAACTTCGTCTGGGACGCCGTCAACAAAGACTGGGACGAGCAGCGCGAGTTCCAGGCGCAGATGGTCGAGATCATGGACGACGCTGACGAGGTCCGCATCAGAAGCGGCGACGACACCGACCTGACGATGTCGGTCGCGGGCAACTCGACGCTCAACGACTACGGCGAGAAGAACCTCCCCGGCGGCGAGGTCTTCACCGCGCCCGTCAAGGACAGCGTCGAGGGCGAGGTCCACTTCGACATGCCGCTGTACCGCTACGGCCGCGAGATCGAGGGTGCGCGCCTGACGTTCGAGGACGGCAAGGTCGTCGGCCACAGCGCCGACCGCAACGAGGAGCTGTTGACGGGCATCCTCGACACCGACGAGGGCGCGCGCTACCTCGGCGAACTCGGTATCGGCATGAACCGCGCCATCGACCAGTTCACCTACAACATGCTCTTCGACGAGAAGATGGGCGACACCGTCCACATGGCCGTCGGGTCGGCCTACCCCGAGACCGTGGGCGACGAGAACGAACTCAACGAGAGCGCCGAACACGTCGACATGATCGTCGACATGAGCGAGGAGTCGGTCATCGAGGTCGACGGCGAGGTCGTCCAGCGCGACGGCACCTTCGTCTTCGAGGACGACTTCTAA
- a CDS encoding DUF3267 domain-containing protein, whose product MSSDSRTPLTTFTVSRQTALEWTGLGTAGFVVALFVLGGLYGVVHGTASLGVNVDAENVGGVAVGGLVLLVLSAGLIVVHELLHGVAMKRYGGDPRYGAGIAHFVLPYAYATSDTEFTRNQFIVIALVPLVVITAVGVPVMLAFDLPILLVPLALNVGGAVGDLWMVRLLLRYPADVDVHDDVTGLRVFGDAEFAPVDSPRTVLRSSLVGFGVVLGLSFLAAMLAPMLLDIAGVTSLSLGPAGTPWSLLQFESGPDGFSSTFGLGGLLGLSAAAGLAYGLLTAGRGRRRSA is encoded by the coding sequence ATGTCTTCCGACTCTCGCACTCCGCTCACCACGTTCACCGTCTCCCGCCAGACCGCGCTCGAGTGGACCGGCCTCGGCACCGCCGGCTTCGTCGTCGCGCTGTTCGTCCTCGGCGGTCTCTACGGTGTCGTCCACGGCACGGCCTCCCTCGGCGTCAACGTGGACGCCGAGAACGTCGGCGGCGTCGCCGTCGGTGGTCTCGTCCTCCTCGTGCTCTCGGCCGGACTCATCGTGGTCCACGAACTGCTCCACGGCGTCGCGATGAAACGCTACGGCGGCGACCCCCGCTACGGCGCGGGCATTGCCCACTTCGTCCTCCCGTACGCCTACGCGACGAGCGACACCGAGTTCACCCGAAACCAGTTTATCGTCATCGCGCTGGTGCCGCTCGTCGTCATCACGGCTGTCGGCGTCCCGGTGATGCTCGCGTTCGACCTCCCCATCCTGCTCGTTCCCCTCGCGCTCAACGTCGGCGGCGCGGTCGGCGACCTCTGGATGGTCCGCCTGCTGCTTCGCTATCCCGCAGACGTCGACGTCCACGACGACGTGACCGGGCTCCGCGTCTTCGGCGACGCCGAGTTCGCCCCCGTCGACAGTCCGCGGACCGTCCTCCGGAGCAGTCTCGTCGGCTTCGGCGTGGTCCTCGGGTTGAGCTTCCTCGCGGCCATGCTCGCGCCGATGCTCCTCGACATCGCCGGTGTCACGTCGCTCTCGCTGGGTCCCGCGGGCACCCCGTGGAGCCTCCTCCAGTTCGAGAGCGGTCCCGACGGCTTCTCCAGCACGTTCGGTCTCGGCGGTCTCCTCGGTCTGAGCGCGGCTGCCGGTCTCGCCTACGGCCTGCTCACGGCCGGTCGCGGCCGACGCCGCTCGGCCTGA